In Thermodesulfobacteriota bacterium, the genomic stretch TGGCCGGGTGGATGAGCGCCTTCTGAACGCGGTTTATGACTTTCCCCCTCATGGGGTCCACCTCCGATATGGTCTCTATGGTGTCGCCGAAGAACTCGAAGCGCAGCGCCGTCTCTCCCTCGTAAGCCGGGAAGACCTCCACCGTGTCGCCCCTCACGCGGAACGTGCCACGGTGGAAGTCGTAGTCGTTCCGGTCGTAGCGCATATCGATGAGCTTTCTCAGGAATTCGTCCCTCCCGGCCTCCATGTCCTTTTCGGCGTAGAGGTGGATCTTGCCGTAGTCGTCCGGCGAGCCGATGCCGTAGATGCAGGAGACCGAGGCGACGATGATGACGTCCCGGCGGGTCAGGAGAGAGTGGGTGGACGAGTGGCGGAGCTTGTCTATCTCGTCGTTTATCGAGGCGTCCTTCTCGATGTAGACGTCCGATGCAGGGACGTAGGCCTCGGGCTGGTAGTAGTCGTAGTAGGAGACGAAGTACTCGACGGCGTTCTCCGGGAAGAGGTCGCGGAACTCGGCGAAGAGCTGGGCGGCGAGGGTCTTATTGGGCGCCATGACGAGCGCGGGCCTGCCCATGGCCTCTATCACGTTGGCCACGGTAAAGGTCTTGCCCGAGCCCGTGACACCGAGGAGTGTCTGGTGGCTCCTGCCCTCTTCGATGCCCCTTATGAGCTCCTCTATGGCCCCGGGCTGGTCGCCGCCGGGGGTGAACTCGCTCGTGAGCCTGAACGGAGAGTTTCCTTTACGCCTTGTTCCCATCCTTGAAATTCTAACGGATTACCCGACGATTTACAATGGCCACGAAGTTGTCAGGCCATAAAACTGTTCTATTTTCAGCTACTTTGTGGTATTAAATACCACTACTTTATGGGAAAAACGGAAAAAAGGGAAAAAAGGGGAGTATGGACTACAAAGACAGCTTGAACCTGCCGAAGACCGAGTTCCAGATGAAGGCCTCTCTGCCGAAGACCGAGCCCGAGGCCATAAGGCGCTGGGACGGCGAGGGGCTCTACAGGAAGATCATGGAGGCCGGAAAGGGGAGGGAAAAGTACACCCTCCACGACGGCCCGCCCTACGCCAACGGCAGGATACACATGGGCCACACGCTCAACAAGATACTCAAGGATATCGTCGTGAAGAGCAGGTTCATGTCGGGTTTTTCCACGGACTACGTGCCCGGATGGGACTGCCACGGCCTGCCCATAGAGCTGCAGGTGGAAAAGGATCTCGGGAAGAAGAAGGAGGAGAGAGGGAAAAACCTGTCCAAGCCCGAGATAAGGAAGCAATGCAGGGAGTACGCCGGGAAGTACGTGGAGATCCAGCGCGAGGAGTTCAAGAGGCTCGGTATCTTCGGCCAGTGGGACGAGCCTTATCTGACGATGGACTTTTCCTACCAGGCCGCTATCATGAGGGAACTGGGAAAGGTCCACGCCGCGGGGCTCGTCTACCCCGGCAAGAAACCGGTCCACTGGTGCGCCTCATGCCGTACCGCGCTCGCCGAGGCAGAGGTCGAGTACGCGGACAAGGAGTCTCCGTCGGTCTTCGTCAAGTTCCGGGTAAAGGACTCCAAAGGGAAGTTTCCGGGTGACAGGGATACATACCTCCTCATATGGACGACGACGCCCTGGACCCTACCGGCGAACCTCGCAGTAGCGGTCCATCCGGAGATAAACTATAAGTCCGTAAAGGTCGGCGAAGAGGTCTGGGTCCTTGCCGAAGAGCTCGTGGGGCCGTGTATGGAGAAGTTCGGCATAGAAAAATACGAGCCCCTTGATAGTATCGCCGGAAGCGAGCTCGAAGGCATAGTCTGCACCCATCCCTTCATAGACCGGGAGTCGAAAGTCCTGACGGCCGGGTTCGTAACCACCGAGGCGGGCACGGGCTGCGTGCACATAGCGCCGGGCCACGGGCAGGACGACTACCAGCTGGGCTTGAGGCACGGCCTCGATACCTACGCCCCGGTCGATAACTACGGTAAGTTCACAAAGGAGTTTCCGGAGTTTGAGGGCCAGTTCGTCTTCAAGGCCAACAGCGGGATAAACGCGCTCATGCAGGAAAAGGGCGTGCTCATAAAAGAGGAGAAAATCTCGCACTCATACCCGCACTGCTGGAGGTGCAAGAAACCGATTATCTTCCGCGCCACGGAGCAGTGGTTCGTTTCAATGGAGGAGAAAGATTTGAGGAAGCGGACACTCGAGGCCATAGATAAAGTAGAGTGGATACCGTCCTGGGGCAGGGACCGGATATACGGGATGATAGAGAAAAGGCCCGACTGGTGCCTGTCGCGCCAGAGGGCGTGGGGCGTGCCCATACCCGCGCTTAACTGCAAGGGCTGCGACAATACGTTCCTCGACAAGAAGGTGATAGACCACATGGCCGAAGCCTTCGAAAAGGAGGGCGCGGACATATGGTTCGAGAGGGGGGTAGGTGAGCTAGTCCCTTCCGGCGTTAAGTGCCCGGAATGCGGGGGGACGGAGTTCCATAAGGAAGAGGACATACTCGACGTATGGTTCGACTCGGGGGTGAGCTTCGCCGCCGTAACGGAGAAGAGGGAAAATCTGAAAAGCCCGGCCGACCTCTACCTCGAGGGGAGCGACCAGCACAGGGGCTGGTTCCACTCTTCTCTGCTCGCTTCGATGGCCACGAGGAACAGGCCGCCTTACGGCGCGGTCCTCACACACGGCTTCGTCGTGGACGGCAAGGGCAGGAAGATGAGCAAGTCGCTCGGTAACGTCATGGCCCCGCAGAAGGTGATAGACAGGTACGGGGCCGAGGTGCTGAGGCTCTGGGTCGCCGGAGAAGACTACCGCGAGGACATACGCATCTCCGAGGAGACGTTAAAGAGGCTCTCCGAGGCCTACAGGAGGATAAGGAACACGTTCCGCTACATACTCGGGAACCTCTACGACTTCGACCCGGAAAAGGATTCCGTCGCTTACGACGAGCTCGGCGAACTCGACCGCCTCACCCTCCACAGGCTCGAGGTGCTATCGAGGCGGGTCTTGAAGGCGTACGACGAGTTCGAGTTCCACACGATATACCACGCGGTCCATAACTTCTGCTCGGTGGACCTTAGCTCCTTCTACCTCGACATAATAAAGGACAGGCTCTATACGTCGAAGGCGGATTCAAAGGAGAGGCGCGCGGCACAGACCATCATATATAACGTGCTCGACCGGCTTCTTCGTCTTACCGCCCCTTTGCTGGTCTTTACCACGGACGAGGCCTGGGGTTTTATCCCGGGAAAGAGGGAGGAGAGCGTGCACCTCTCAGGGTTTTCCGAGCCGAGGGAAGAGTGGCTCGACGACGGGCTCGCGGAGAAGTGGGAAAAACTCTTAAGGGTAAAGGACGAGCTGTCGAGGGCGCTTGAGGAGGCCCGGAAAGCGAAGGTAATAGGGCACTCTCTGGACGCGAAGGTCACGGTCGTTCCGACCCCGGAGCTCAAAGAGCTACTCACCGAAGAGGCCGGGACGTTGAAGGAGATGCTTATAGTTTCCCAGCTCGAACTCTCGGACGCTCCGCCGGAAGGGGGAGAAGGGGCGTCCGAGTTCCCGGAGATACAGGGCCTCAAAGCCTCGATAGGCAAGGCCGACGGTGAGAAGTGCGAGAGGTGCTGGAACTACAGCCCCACCGTCGGGGAGAGCTCCGAACACCCCGCCGTCTGCGAGAGATGCCTGAAGGCCCTGACATAAGAAGGATAAGGCTCATAGCGCTTACCGTCGGTACCGTCGCGGTACTGGACCAGCTTACCAAGTTAATCGTGGCCCACTACCTTTTTCCCGGCGAGACGGTGGAGGTCATACCCGGTCTCTTCAACCTCGTCTACTGGAAGAACCCCGGCGCGGCCTTCGGGATATTCAAGGACGGAGGGCTTTTGAGGACGCTCTTCCTTATCGGGGTTTCGGTCGCGGCCCTCGTCCTGATAGGCATACTCTTAAGGCAGTCCACGGACACCTTTACCGACCTCTCCCTTTCTCTTATAGCGGGCGGCGCGGTGGGGAACACCATAGACAGGGTACTGCTCGGGGAGGTGGTGGACTTCCTGGACTTCCACGCGGGCGGGTGGCACTGGCCGGCCTTCAACGTGGCCGACTCTGCCATAACGGTGGGGGTAACTCTGGCGCTGATAAGCTTTTACTTTAAGGGGGCGGGGAAAGCCGATGGCCCCGATAACACTGATACGGGTGGATGAGGGCGTAAAGAAGGCCGGAGCCTCCCCCCTCTAGTAGTATACGGGCAGTCTTTTAAGCTCTTCCTCCACGAAGTCCTGGATGGTCTGCTGGTCCTCGGCGGAGATGGATACGAACGATACGCCGGCCCCGACGAAGAGATTGTTCGTGGCGTCCGACGGGGTCGACCACTTGACGGTCGCATCGAGGCTGAATGTCCTCTCCGTGCCGGGGAGTGCGAACTTGAGGCCCACCGCCGCATTCGGAGGGAGCTCCTTGGTCGTGTGAAGGAAGATGCCCGTAGCGCTTATGTTGAGCAGGAACCCGTTATGGGTGGCGTCGCCTACGGTCAGGACCACCGGGGCCGCCACCGGCACCCTGTACTTCTTCCTTCCGTGGGTGTCGTCCTTGTAGAGCACCTCGTTTATCGTGTAGACCACCTGCTCCGGGGTAAAGCCCTTTATTAGAAGCCCCTCCGAGCCGAGGGACCGGAGGCGTTCGATGACGGCGACCGGCTCGTAGACCCCGGTTATCGTGAGCAGCGGGACCTTGCCGATGTAGCCGTTCTCCCCCATCCACTCCATGACCTTGAAGCCGTCGAGCTCGGGCATGTGGAGGTCGAGGATGAGGAGGTCCGTCTCTTCCTTGCCTTCCTGCAGGTCCTTTATAACTTCTTTCCCGTCGCCCGCGAGCCTTACCTTGTGCCCGGCTGCCATGAGTATAGTGCTGAGCTTTATCTTGAAGAAGATAGAGTCGTCGGCGAGCAGGATATTTTTAGGCTTGTTCGTAATCATGGCAACCCCCAAAAAATAATTATACCACGACACCGAGGCGATTTGTAGCCAAAAAGTCGAGGCACCATGATGGTGTTTTAATCTCATGACGGCCGCCGGGGTGCGAGATAGCAATGCTGTATTGGGCCGCTTATGACATTAACCGTGCGGCAGCACCTTAACCTTTAAACTTCTTGGACTTCTTAAACTTTGTAGTATCGTTGAGAGGTGTGGGACAAGTAGTATTGCAAAGAGGCGAAGACGCGCGGGCCGTAGCCCGTGTAGGCTAATACCCGGCTAAATTTTTAGCCTCGGCCTCGACGAATTTTTCTATCGCCTTCCGGTCGTCGGTGTCTATGAAGGTGAACATAATGCCCGCGCCGGAGAAAAGGCTCCTGGCGGTCCTCCCCCGGGAGGACCACCTTACCATGCCCTCGGCCTCGATAGTCCTGTCGGAGTCGGGAAGCGAAAACGCGTGCTGCACGACCGTTCCCGGCTTGAGCTCTTTTTTCGTGTGCAGGAACAGCCCTCCGGGGCTTATGTTGAGGAGGAAGCTCTTGAGGATGGCGTCCTTCACGGAATAGTCGACCTGCATGGATACCGGGACCCTCGGAGCGGACCTCTTCGAGGAGTGGCTTTTTTCGGGGAATAGGAGGGTGTTTACCTGAAAGACGATCTTCTCGGGGGAAAAGTCCTTTGTCCAGACCTTCCTTACCCCGAGCCGCGCGAGGCGCTCCTTTACCTCCCCCGGGTCGTATGCGCCCGTTATCACCATAACCGGGAAGCTGCCGTAGAGGTTGTTTTTCTTGATCCACTCGAGCACCCCGAAGCCGTCGAGTTCGGGCATCTGGAGGTCGAGTATAAGGAGGTCCACGCCGCCGGGGGAGGCCTGTATCTTTTCCACGGCCTCCTGCCCGTCATTGGCGGACTCGACGTTGTGTCCCCCCTCGGCCAGTATGTCCGCAACTTTCGTACGGAAGAATACGGAGTCGTCTACGAGGAGAATATTTTTTGCACTCTGCGTTACCATAAACCCGCGGAACCCCCTGGTGTGCTACGAAGTTGTGATAGCTATTATAGATTATAATAGAGACGGATTTGGATTGCAAGGAAAAAGTTGCCCTTTCGGGCAGGAAAAAAAGGGGAGGAAAATCAGTCGGTTTTGGCCTTTTCGGGGTTTTCCCAGGTGGCGTACTTACATTTGGGGTAGTTGGAGCAGCCGTAAAAGAGCCGTCCCCTCTTGGATTGCTTCTCATTGAGCGTCCCGCCGCAGCCTTCCTCGGGGCAGGGGACCCCGGTTGAGAGGGGCTGGGTGCTCTTGCAGTCGGGGTAGTTAGAGCAGGCGAGGAAGCGGCCGTAACGGCCGGTCTTTACGACCATGGCCCCCCCGCACTTCGAGCAGTCTCCGCGGATCTCCTCGACCCGCTCAACGACTTCTACCTTCCCGGATTCGTCGGCCTTGAAATCCTTTGTGTTCTTGCACTCCGGGTATCCGGGACAGGCCAGGAACTTCCCTCTCCTCCCCCACTTTATGACCATCAGTTTACCGCACTTATCGCAGGTGATATCGGTGGGGACCTCTTCTCCCTTCACGCCCTTGATGGAGGTCTTGGCCTTATCGAGGCTCTCTTTGAACGGGCCGTAGAACTCTTTCATAAGGTCGAGCCAGGCCGTCTTGCCCTCCTCGATACTGTCGAGCTCCTCTTCGAGGTGCGCGGTAAACTCCACGTCGAGGATCTTGGGAAAGCCCTCCACCAGCATGTTGGTGACGAGAAAGCCGAGTTCGGTCGGGGAGAGCCGGTTTTTTTCCTTTACCACGTATTCCCGGTCCTGGATGGTCGAGAGGATGGAGGCGTATGTGGAGGGCCTGCCTATACCGTTCTCCTCGAGCTGCTTTACCAGCGTGGCCTCGCTGAACTTCGGCGGCGGCTGGGTGAAGTGCTGTCCGGGAGTGATCTCCTTTGGCTTCAGCGCCTGCCCTTCGCCAAGGACGGGCAACTTCTTCTCCCCTTCTTCGGTCTCGTCGTCCCTGCCTTCCTCGTAGACCGCCGTGAAGCCCGGGAACTTTACGACCGAGCCGTTCGCCTGGAAGAGGTAGCGCCCGGCGGTTATGCCCACGGCCGTCTGGTCGAGCAGGGCCGGCCGCATCTGCGAGGCGACGAACCGGTTCCATATGAGCTGGTAGAGCCTCCACTGGTCCCTCTGAAGGAGGGGCTTTACGACCTCCGGAGTGTACTTCAAGTATGTGGGCCTTATGGCCTCGTGGGCCTCCTGGGCGCCCTTCCTGCTCTTGTAGAAGTTGGGCTTGGCGGGGAGGTAGTCGGCCCCGTACTTCTTCTCTATGAAACCCCTTACCGAGGCGAGGGCTTCGTTCGATACCCTGGGCGAGTCGGTACGCATGTAGGTTATAAGCCCCACCGGCCCCTCATCCCCCATCTCTATCCCCTCGTAGAGCCGCTGGGCCAGCATCATGGTCTTTTTCGCCGAATAGGAGAGCTTCCTTGCCGCCTCCTGCTGGAGCTTGCTCGTTATGAACGGCGGGAGAGGGTTCTTCTTCCTCTCCTTCCTGGTGATGGCGGTTATCTCGAACCCCGCCCCCTTGAGCTCCTTCAGAATCGATTGGGCCTCGTCCTCGTTCTTTACATCTATTTTTTTATTGTCCCTCTTTGCGAGCTTTGCCTCGAACTTTTCGAAGTCGGCGATTATGGACCAGTACTCCCTGGGTTTGAACGCCTTTATCTCTTCCTCCCTCTCGCAGATAAGCCTTACGGCCACGGACTGGACCCTGCCGGCGCTCAGCCCGCGACGTATCTTGTCCCACAGTATGGGGCTCACCTGATAGCCGACGAGCCGGTCGAGGATACGCCTGGCCTGCTGCGCCTCGAACTTGTTCCTGTCCAACTCCGTCGGGTTCTCTATGGCCTCCTTCACGGCCTTTTCGGTAATCTCGTTAAAGAGGACCCGGAAGATACTCCCTTTCTTCCCGTTAATCTCTTCGGCTATGTGCCAGGCTATGGCCTCCCCCTCCCTGTCGGGGTCCGGCGCGAGGTAGACCTTGTCCGCCTTCTTGCCGGCCTTCTTGAGGTCGGCCAGGGTCTTGCCCTTGCCCTTTATCTTGACGTAGTTGGGCCGGAAGTCGTTCTCTATGTCCACGCCGAGCTCGCTCTTGGGCAGGTCCTTTACGTGTCCGACCGACGCCATTACGGTAAAGTTCTTTCCGAGGAACTTATTGAGCGTCCTTGCCTTTGCCGGCGACTCGACTATGACCAGTGATTTTGCCATTTTTTTCCGTTTCGTCCTATTGTCTTAGAATTTTTTAAAAAACAGTTTCCCGGGTTGCTGCTCCACGAACCCCTTTAGCTCCATCTCCAGGAGCGTTGCCGAGGCTTTTTGGACCGGCATTCCGGCCCTCTCCGCTATACGGTCTATGTGCAGCGGCTCGTCGCCCAGGAGCGCCATAATCGCACTGCCCTCGGGGCCGAGGGCGTCGGCGGCGGGGGCGGCGGGACGCTCGGGCTTTCGTTCCGGCACGGCAAGCGATAGGGCGTTTAAGATATCGTCCGCGTTCTCCACGAGCGAGGCCCCGTCCTTTATGAGCTTGTTCGCGCCCGCGCTCTTCTCGCTTGTGGCCTTGCCCGGAAGCGAGAAGACCTCCCTTCCCTCGTCAAGCGCGAGCCGGGCGGTCATCATGGCCCCGCTTCTGGCCGGCGCCTCCACCACCAGGACCCCCAGAGCGAGGCCGCTTATTATCCTGTTCCTCCGGGGGAAGTTCTGCGCCAGCGGCGGCGTTCCAAAGGGGAACTCGCTTATGAGCAGCCCCTTTGCCGCGATCTCATTGTAAAGACCCTCGTTCTCCCCGGGGTAGACGCGGTCTATGCCCGTGCCGAGCACCGCCGCGGTCTTACCCCCCCCACCCCCCCCGTCGAGCGCCCCCCTGTGTGCCGCCGAATCGCAACCCCTCGCCATGCCGCTTATGACGACCACACCCGCCCGGGCCAGGTCCCTTGAGACGGCCGCGGCCATCCTGAGCCCGTAGTGAGTCGCGCGCCGTGTGCCGACTACCGCGACGACGGGAAGCTCCCTATCGTAAGGGGTGCCCTTCAGGTAAAGAAAAAGGGGCGGGTTGTGAATGTGACGGAGCGGTTCCGGATACTCTCCGTCTTTTATCGTTAAGAGCGTTACGCCGTGCTCTTCTATAAGGTCCAACTCCCTCTCGACCCATTCCCAGTCGGACCTCTTTAACCTGCGCGCAATATTAACGGCAGGGTTGTTTCCCCTGCCCCCCCTGCCCCCCTTGCCGCTAAAGATATCTTTTGCGTCTTTTGCTTCTTCGACGGCCTCTTTCAGGGCCGTCCTCTCCACACCCCTGACTCTCCCCATCCCCCTGCCCAGGGCGAGCCAGTATTTAAGCCTCTCCCTGTCCACCTTGCGTCGCGGGGGGACGGTCCGTCCCGTTCACTCCGAGGGCCCGGAGGTGCTTATGTAATCGCCCACGACTATGGAGATTGTGCTGTCCAACACCAAACAGGTCGAGGTGTTGTCCCCGGTGTCTATCACGAGCGCGGAGCCGAGCCTTTTCGGGGGCAGGGGGATCAGCTTTTTCCTGTCCAGGGGGTCTTTAGCCGCCTTCCTCTCCCGGTATACCCCGAGGACGTTACCCACCTGGAGCCCGTCCTCGGCGCCCTTGTCCACGTACATGACGTCGTTTTCGGAGAGCTCGTTCCTTCCCTCTATGCCGGCTACTATAATACTATCGATATCACCGGCCGTATCGACCAGCTTCACCTCATTAACGAGTTCTTTGAAGGGCAGGATTTTCATCCCCACCAGTATCTCCTTATAGACGCTATCTATCCTGCCCTCTATGGCCTCGTCGGCCTTCGTTATCGTAAGGTTTCCGACATTCTCCACGATGTTGCCCATAAAGCGTTTCGTTTCCGGGTGGAACACCTCTTTGCCCACGGAGAATATAGTGAACCGCTTCCCCTCAAAGATCTGGTCCGGGTCCTCAAACGAAAGGAAGAGCTCGTCGCCTGCGACCATAAGCAACTTTTCGTCGTCCTTGCCGGCGGCTATGGCGCCGCTATCACCAAGCTCTTCCTTCGAGACAAAGCCGCTCCTCTTTATAGATTGGGAGCTTATTTTCTTTACGTCCGGAGGGGTCGGGATAGAGGGCTCCTCGACGGCCTCGGGCTCCGGCTGTGAAGGCGGAGTGGGCGGCACCAGCTTTGTCTCGGGCAAGAGCGGCTTCACCGGGAGGCCCGCGATATCGTCCGGTGTCAGCACTTCAATGCCGTCGGGCGTTATCCTTACGATATTGCCGGGGTATATCAGGTGGGGGTTCTTTATGTATGGATTGCGCTTCCAGAGGTGCGGCCATCTGAAGGGGTCGTTAAAGAACTTTTCGGAGATGTCCCAGAGGGTGTCACCCTTTTTTATCGTGTGATAAACAGCCTCCCCCTCTTTGACCTCTTCCGCCGCGGTGACGACCGGGGCCAGTGTCACAACAGCCGCGCATAGAAAAGCGAAAAGTTTTTGCATCATGGGCTTCCCTTCTTCAGTTTAAGGGTGAGATCTCTTCGAGTTTCTCCCCTGCCTTGTCAGCCGCCCCGGATTCGGGGTAGAGCTTGATAATTCTTTTAAGCACGGAGCTCGCCTTCCCGGCCTCGTGGAGTTCGATATGGGAGAAAGCGACCTTCAGCAAGGCGTCCGGGGCCTTGTTCTCCCCGGGGTATCTCTCCGCCACTTCGTTGAACTTCGCCAGGGCCTTTTCGTAATCTCCCTCGGAGTAATATGCCTCTCCGGACCAGTAAAGGGCGTTGTCCGCGAGGTTGTGGATCGGGAACTCTTCAACAAGCCGCGAGAACACCTTCCTCGCCCTTTCGTACTTGCCGGCGATAAAGAGGTCCTGCCCCCTGCTGTAGAGCTGTTCCGGGCTCGGGCCCTTACCTCCGCCCGTCACCTCACGCTCCTCGGCCGCCGGTTTCTTTTCGGTAAGCTTTACTACCTTGAGCCCTTTCGGCGGTGCGGTCGAGAACCCCTCGGCCCCGGACTCTCCGGCCGACCCCCCGACGGCCTCCCTGTTGGCTTCAACCTTTTCCTGAAGCAGGAGGAACTTGTTATTAAGCTCGTCGAGCCTGTCGTTTATTTTATCGACGGAGTCACGGAGCTCCACCACGGGCGTCGGTTTTTTCGCCACCGCCGCCGTCCCCCCCACCGGTTGTGGACGGGTCCCTTCCGGAAGGGTGGCACAGCCGCCCGCGGCAAGGGCCATGGCCGCCAAAAAAATTTTTACAGTACGTATCAATTCATCTCATCAGTATACGCCGGGCAAACCGGGCAGACCGCTCCGGCATGGGGGTAAAGACCCCTTAACCGACGTTCCGTTCAAAGGGTAATCCTCTTTTGCTTTTTTTGTCAAGAGGAATTTCTTCACCCAGCATCTTATCCATCGCTTTTAAGAGCTCTGTTTTGCCCTCACCACCGGTCGCCGAGAACGTAAGCAGGCCGTCGAAACCGAGAGACTTCTTTATGGCAATGATGCGGTTTGAGAGCTTGTTTTTCGAAAACTTATCACTCTTGGTAAGGACGGTAAGGAGCGGTATTTCCAACTCCTCGATCCACCGGTAGAGCTCGAACTCCGGTTTGCCCGGGTCCCTCCTGGAGTCGAGGATTACGACCGCGCCCCTGAGCCCTGAGCTCTCCGTGAAGTACTGCTCTATTGTCTGCTTCCAGCCTTTCCGTTCCCTGAGCGGCACCTTCGCGTAGCCGTAGCCGGGCAGGTCCACGAGGTAGAAGGAGCCGTTTATTCTGTAGAAGTTTATCGTTCTCGTCTTCCCCGGCGTGGAGCTGGTCTTTGCCAGACCCTTTCTGCCGACGAGCGTGTTTATGAGCGACGACTTCCCTACGTTGCTCTTTCCCACGAGCGCTATCTCCGGCAGGCCGTCGGCCGGATACTGTGAGCTCCGGACCGCGCTCGTAGTGAACTCTGCGGAACGTATCTTCATCTTTGCCGGTACGCGGCGAGTCTATCCGGTTACGGAGACCACCTCTTCGTAGGTGGTCTCCCCTTCGAGCATCTTCCGTATCGCGCCCTCCCGGAGCGTA encodes the following:
- the ileS gene encoding isoleucine--tRNA ligase, which codes for MDYKDSLNLPKTEFQMKASLPKTEPEAIRRWDGEGLYRKIMEAGKGREKYTLHDGPPYANGRIHMGHTLNKILKDIVVKSRFMSGFSTDYVPGWDCHGLPIELQVEKDLGKKKEERGKNLSKPEIRKQCREYAGKYVEIQREEFKRLGIFGQWDEPYLTMDFSYQAAIMRELGKVHAAGLVYPGKKPVHWCASCRTALAEAEVEYADKESPSVFVKFRVKDSKGKFPGDRDTYLLIWTTTPWTLPANLAVAVHPEINYKSVKVGEEVWVLAEELVGPCMEKFGIEKYEPLDSIAGSELEGIVCTHPFIDRESKVLTAGFVTTEAGTGCVHIAPGHGQDDYQLGLRHGLDTYAPVDNYGKFTKEFPEFEGQFVFKANSGINALMQEKGVLIKEEKISHSYPHCWRCKKPIIFRATEQWFVSMEEKDLRKRTLEAIDKVEWIPSWGRDRIYGMIEKRPDWCLSRQRAWGVPIPALNCKGCDNTFLDKKVIDHMAEAFEKEGADIWFERGVGELVPSGVKCPECGGTEFHKEEDILDVWFDSGVSFAAVTEKRENLKSPADLYLEGSDQHRGWFHSSLLASMATRNRPPYGAVLTHGFVVDGKGRKMSKSLGNVMAPQKVIDRYGAEVLRLWVAGEDYREDIRISEETLKRLSEAYRRIRNTFRYILGNLYDFDPEKDSVAYDELGELDRLTLHRLEVLSRRVLKAYDEFEFHTIYHAVHNFCSVDLSSFYLDIIKDRLYTSKADSKERRAAQTIIYNVLDRLLRLTAPLLVFTTDEAWGFIPGKREESVHLSGFSEPREEWLDDGLAEKWEKLLRVKDELSRALEEARKAKVIGHSLDAKVTVVPTPELKELLTEEAGTLKEMLIVSQLELSDAPPEGGEGASEFPEIQGLKASIGKADGEKCERCWNYSPTVGESSEHPAVCERCLKALT
- the lspA gene encoding signal peptidase II, producing the protein MPEGPDIRRIRLIALTVGTVAVLDQLTKLIVAHYLFPGETVEVIPGLFNLVYWKNPGAAFGIFKDGGLLRTLFLIGVSVAALVLIGILLRQSTDTFTDLSLSLIAGGAVGNTIDRVLLGEVVDFLDFHAGGWHWPAFNVADSAITVGVTLALISFYFKGAGKADGPDNTDTGG
- a CDS encoding PilZ domain-containing protein, yielding MITNKPKNILLADDSIFFKIKLSTILMAAGHKVRLAGDGKEVIKDLQEGKEETDLLILDLHMPELDGFKVMEWMGENGYIGKVPLLTITGVYEPVAVIERLRSLGSEGLLIKGFTPEQVVYTINEVLYKDDTHGRKKYRVPVAAPVVLTVGDATHNGFLLNISATGIFLHTTKELPPNAAVGLKFALPGTERTFSLDATVKWSTPSDATNNLFVGAGVSFVSISAEDQQTIQDFVEEELKRLPVYY
- a CDS encoding TIGR02266 family protein is translated as MVTQSAKNILLVDDSVFFRTKVADILAEGGHNVESANDGQEAVEKIQASPGGVDLLILDLQMPELDGFGVLEWIKKNNLYGSFPVMVITGAYDPGEVKERLARLGVRKVWTKDFSPEKIVFQVNTLLFPEKSHSSKRSAPRVPVSMQVDYSVKDAILKSFLLNISPGGLFLHTKKELKPGTVVQHAFSLPDSDRTIEAEGMVRWSSRGRTARSLFSGAGIMFTFIDTDDRKAIEKFVEAEAKNLAGY
- the topA gene encoding type I DNA topoisomerase, whose amino-acid sequence is MAKSLVIVESPAKARTLNKFLGKNFTVMASVGHVKDLPKSELGVDIENDFRPNYVKIKGKGKTLADLKKAGKKADKVYLAPDPDREGEAIAWHIAEEINGKKGSIFRVLFNEITEKAVKEAIENPTELDRNKFEAQQARRILDRLVGYQVSPILWDKIRRGLSAGRVQSVAVRLICEREEEIKAFKPREYWSIIADFEKFEAKLAKRDNKKIDVKNEDEAQSILKELKGAGFEITAITRKERKKNPLPPFITSKLQQEAARKLSYSAKKTMMLAQRLYEGIEMGDEGPVGLITYMRTDSPRVSNEALASVRGFIEKKYGADYLPAKPNFYKSRKGAQEAHEAIRPTYLKYTPEVVKPLLQRDQWRLYQLIWNRFVASQMRPALLDQTAVGITAGRYLFQANGSVVKFPGFTAVYEEGRDDETEEGEKKLPVLGEGQALKPKEITPGQHFTQPPPKFSEATLVKQLEENGIGRPSTYASILSTIQDREYVVKEKNRLSPTELGFLVTNMLVEGFPKILDVEFTAHLEEELDSIEEGKTAWLDLMKEFYGPFKESLDKAKTSIKGVKGEEVPTDITCDKCGKLMVIKWGRRGKFLACPGYPECKNTKDFKADESGKVEVVERVEEIRGDCSKCGGAMVVKTGRYGRFLACSNYPDCKSTQPLSTGVPCPEEGCGGTLNEKQSKRGRLFYGCSNYPKCKYATWENPEKAKTD
- the dprA gene encoding DNA-processing protein DprA, whose translation is MDRERLKYWLALGRGMGRVRGVERTALKEAVEEAKDAKDIFSGKGGRGGRGNNPAVNIARRLKRSDWEWVERELDLIEEHGVTLLTIKDGEYPEPLRHIHNPPLFLYLKGTPYDRELPVVAVVGTRRATHYGLRMAAAVSRDLARAGVVVISGMARGCDSAAHRGALDGGGGGGKTAAVLGTGIDRVYPGENEGLYNEIAAKGLLISEFPFGTPPLAQNFPRRNRIISGLALGVLVVEAPARSGAMMTARLALDEGREVFSLPGKATSEKSAGANKLIKDGASLVENADDILNALSLAVPERKPERPAAPAADALGPEGSAIMALLGDEPLHIDRIAERAGMPVQKASATLLEMELKGFVEQQPGKLFFKKF
- a CDS encoding LysM peptidoglycan-binding domain-containing protein, which encodes MMQKLFAFLCAAVVTLAPVVTAAEEVKEGEAVYHTIKKGDTLWDISEKFFNDPFRWPHLWKRNPYIKNPHLIYPGNIVRITPDGIEVLTPDDIAGLPVKPLLPETKLVPPTPPSQPEPEAVEEPSIPTPPDVKKISSQSIKRSGFVSKEELGDSGAIAAGKDDEKLLMVAGDELFLSFEDPDQIFEGKRFTIFSVGKEVFHPETKRFMGNIVENVGNLTITKADEAIEGRIDSVYKEILVGMKILPFKELVNEVKLVDTAGDIDSIIVAGIEGRNELSENDVMYVDKGAEDGLQVGNVLGVYRERKAAKDPLDRKKLIPLPPKRLGSALVIDTGDNTSTCLVLDSTISIVVGDYISTSGPSE
- the ybgF gene encoding tol-pal system protein YbgF — translated: MAKKPTPVVELRDSVDKINDRLDELNNKFLLLQEKVEANREAVGGSAGESGAEGFSTAPPKGLKVVKLTEKKPAAEEREVTGGGKGPSPEQLYSRGQDLFIAGKYERARKVFSRLVEEFPIHNLADNALYWSGEAYYSEGDYEKALAKFNEVAERYPGENKAPDALLKVAFSHIELHEAGKASSVLKRIIKLYPESGAADKAGEKLEEISPLN